In Paenibacillus sp. FSL M7-0420, a single genomic region encodes these proteins:
- a CDS encoding aromatic acid exporter family protein: MGFRIIKTAAATLLSILLAAAAGIPNAQSAGLLAILGVETTRKRSLRTISARFFASLVGLFLGCILFFALGFHYWVLGLYVLFGFPLIVKAGFKEGIVTSSVIVFRVFGQADITVHILLQQVELLIIGLGSAGLVNFIYMPETGGMIAGIRKEVDGYFSVIFRQMARTLRDPGYIWDGQELIGAGETVQKGLSAASREMENHVIHPDEAWNVYFYMRKEQLESIQNMMQLLSQVYRQLPHGDMVAELFDQLSGDVLAEEYTGRTERLLEELQQEFQEMELPDSREEFEIRSAILQLCRELALYLKIAKRYKSPVELRPAKDKQPAKGKA, translated from the coding sequence ATGGGATTTCGTATTATTAAAACGGCGGCTGCAACTCTGCTGTCTATTCTGCTGGCAGCCGCCGCTGGTATCCCTAATGCGCAAAGCGCGGGACTGCTGGCCATTCTCGGGGTGGAAACAACCCGTAAAAGGAGTCTACGCACGATTTCGGCGCGCTTCTTCGCCTCATTGGTGGGACTCTTTTTGGGCTGTATTCTATTCTTCGCCCTGGGCTTTCATTATTGGGTACTCGGACTGTATGTATTGTTCGGCTTCCCGCTGATTGTCAAAGCCGGCTTCAAGGAAGGGATCGTCACCAGCTCGGTAATTGTGTTCCGCGTATTTGGACAAGCTGATATCACGGTTCATATCCTGCTGCAGCAGGTGGAGCTGCTGATTATCGGCCTTGGCTCGGCCGGCCTTGTGAACTTCATCTATATGCCGGAGACCGGCGGGATGATTGCAGGCATCCGCAAGGAGGTGGACGGCTACTTCTCGGTGATCTTCCGGCAGATGGCCAGGACGCTCCGTGATCCCGGCTATATCTGGGATGGTCAAGAGCTGATCGGGGCAGGGGAGACCGTGCAAAAGGGGCTGAGCGCGGCTTCCAGGGAAATGGAGAATCATGTGATTCATCCGGATGAAGCCTGGAACGTGTACTTCTATATGCGTAAAGAGCAGCTGGAGTCCATCCAGAATATGATGCAGCTGCTCTCGCAGGTGTACCGCCAGCTGCCGCATGGGGATATGGTGGCAGAGCTGTTCGACCAGCTTAGCGGCGATGTGCTGGCTGAGGAATATACCGGCCGGACCGAGCGGCTGCTGGAGGAGCTGCAGCAGGAGTTCCAGGAGATGGAGCTGCCGGATTCGCGTGAGGAATTCGAGATCCGCTCCGCGATTCTGCAATTATGCCGCGAGCTTGCGCTGTATCTTAAGATTGCCAAGCGCTATAAGAGCCCGGTGGAGCTGCGTCCGGCTAAGGACAAGCAGCCTGCGAAAGGCAAAGCATAA
- a CDS encoding putative amidoligase domain-containing protein, whose amino-acid sequence MNEGLSVFRQLAPEQIERRLRRCGIEADSNSIGRGARRQDTRDIRTQSHGQDSESYRQHYRVLIFNLAVLDCQPLGAGAAMGGGLGTGWLGGDGSGGAGAGMQGEYGSGGVGAGGQGEYGSGGVGAGGQGDYGSGGVGAGGQGEYGSGGVGAGGQGEYGSGGVGAGGQSEYGSGGVGAGGQGEYGSGGVGTGGQGEYGSGGVGTGGQGEYGSGGVGARGQGDYGSGGVGTGGQGEYGSGGVGARGQGEYGSGEVGAGGQGEYGSGGVGAGGQGEYGSESGVVGAGGQEEYGNGEEAFGSLGGGGSELRGSAGVLRTTAVRALYSLGLDSGEVELRAMGGRRYMVTGITPVLPDPAGALPEPFRSASAALARMLDSEQPGRPGLLMGMDPEFLLLRESSGRVVPASRYLPMDGVAGCDAGPPGTRGVFPVAELRPAPRGEPRALLAQLMSAAREADRLIADRSLRWRAGGMPLRGWALGGHLHFSGVTLCAPLLRALDNYLALPLFLLEDIRAAARRPRYGVLGDFRRQPHGGFEYRTLPSFLVSPVIAKGAVCLAHLIVSHYEDLPLRPLDREDLHAAFYSGGKSPLRTAWPPLEAQLRAHWAATQPPPGGLIRCCAP is encoded by the coding sequence ATGAATGAAGGGCTGAGCGTATTCCGGCAGCTTGCGCCGGAGCAGATCGAACGCAGGCTCCGGCGCTGCGGGATTGAGGCCGACTCCAATTCTATCGGCAGAGGGGCGCGGCGGCAAGATACAAGAGACATCCGTACCCAGTCGCATGGACAAGACTCCGAAAGCTACAGACAGCACTACCGTGTGCTCATCTTCAATCTGGCCGTGCTGGACTGCCAGCCCCTTGGAGCGGGGGCGGCTATGGGCGGGGGACTTGGGACTGGATGGTTGGGTGGGGATGGGAGTGGTGGAGCAGGAGCTGGGATGCAGGGTGAGTATGGGAGTGGTGGAGTAGGAGCTGGAGGGCAGGGTGAATATGGGAGTGGTGGGGTAGGAGCTGGGGGGCAGGGTGATTATGGGAGTGGTGGAGTAGGAGCTGGAGGGCAGGGTGAATATGGGAGTGGTGGGGTAGGAGCTGGGGGACAGGGTGAGTATGGGAGTGGTGGGGTAGGAGCTGGAGGGCAGAGTGAGTATGGGAGTGGTGGAGTAGGAGCTGGGGGGCAGGGTGAGTATGGGAGTGGTGGGGTAGGAACTGGGGGACAGGGAGAGTATGGGAGTGGTGGGGTAGGAACTGGGGGACAGGGAGAGTATGGGAGTGGTGGAGTAGGAGCTAGAGGGCAGGGTGATTATGGGAGTGGCGGAGTAGGAACTGGGGGGCAGGGAGAGTATGGGAGTGGTGGAGTAGGAGCTAGAGGGCAGGGTGAGTATGGGAGTGGTGAGGTAGGAGCTGGAGGGCAGGGTGAGTATGGGAGTGGTGGGGTAGGAGCTGGGGGTCAGGGTGAGTATGGGAGTGAGAGTGGCGTCGTAGGAGCTGGAGGGCAGGAGGAGTATGGGAATGGTGAGGAAGCGTTTGGCAGTTTAGGTGGCGGGGGAAGTGAGTTGCGGGGTTCTGCGGGGGTTCTGCGGACTACTGCGGTGCGGGCGCTGTATAGCCTGGGACTGGATAGCGGCGAGGTGGAGCTGCGGGCCATGGGCGGGCGGCGGTATATGGTGACAGGCATCACTCCGGTGCTGCCTGATCCCGCAGGAGCGCTGCCTGAGCCATTCCGGTCAGCATCCGCAGCGCTTGCGCGGATGCTTGACAGTGAGCAGCCGGGCCGGCCGGGGCTGCTCATGGGCATGGACCCGGAGTTCCTGCTGCTTCGGGAATCCTCGGGCCGCGTCGTGCCGGCGTCGCGGTACCTGCCCATGGACGGCGTCGCGGGCTGCGACGCCGGACCCCCGGGAACGCGCGGCGTGTTCCCGGTGGCGGAGCTGCGCCCTGCGCCGCGCGGGGAACCGCGCGCGCTGCTGGCGCAGCTGATGTCCGCCGCACGCGAGGCGGACCGGCTCATTGCCGACCGCTCGCTCCGCTGGCGGGCGGGAGGTATGCCGCTGCGGGGCTGGGCCCTCGGCGGCCACCTGCACTTCAGCGGCGTCACGCTGTGTGCGCCGCTCCTGCGCGCGCTAGATAACTATCTAGCGCTGCCCCTGTTCCTGCTGGAGGACATCCGGGCTGCGGCCCGGCGTCCCCGCTATGGCGTGCTCGGCGATTTCCGGCGGCAGCCGCATGGCGGCTTCGAGTACCGGACCCTGCCGAGCTTCCTGGTCTCCCCGGTCATCGCCAAAGGCGCGGTCTGTCTGGCTCACCTGATCGTGAGCCATTATGAAGACCTGCCGCTGCGCCCGCTCGACCGGGAAGACCTGCATGCCGCCTTCTATAGCGGCGGCAAATCTCCTCTGCGCACAGCCTGGCCTCCCCTGGAGGCGCAGCTGCGCGCGCACTGGGCGGCTACGCAGCCGCCGCCCGGTGGATTGATCCGCTGCTGCGCGCCATAG
- a CDS encoding ABC transporter permease, which produces MRRKSQVLMVRSSLLLVFFVLWEAGARMGWIDELLFSYPTKVFGQIWEDMVSGSLWPHLGMTVGETAVGFILGTLIGTLLAVVIWWSPFLSAVLDPYMVVFNSMPKVALGPIFIVMFGAGFTAIVITTLSITVIITTLVVYNSFCSVDPNLVKVVRSFGASKSQEFCKVILPASFPAVVSTLKVNVGMSWVGVIVGEFLVAKSGLGYLIIYGFQVFNFTLVMSSLLIIAAVATAMYQLVVYVEKLLLSRR; this is translated from the coding sequence CTGCGCCGCAAAAGTCAGGTGCTTATGGTCCGGAGCAGCCTGCTGCTGGTGTTCTTCGTGCTCTGGGAAGCCGGGGCCAGAATGGGCTGGATCGATGAGCTGCTGTTCAGTTATCCGACGAAGGTCTTCGGTCAGATCTGGGAGGACATGGTCAGCGGCAGTCTGTGGCCGCATCTGGGAATGACCGTGGGCGAGACCGCAGTGGGTTTTATTCTGGGCACCTTAATCGGGACGCTGCTGGCTGTCGTCATCTGGTGGTCACCTTTTCTATCCGCCGTCCTGGACCCTTATATGGTCGTATTCAACAGTATGCCGAAGGTGGCGCTGGGGCCGATCTTCATTGTAATGTTCGGGGCAGGCTTCACCGCCATTGTCATTACCACCTTATCCATTACCGTGATTATCACGACTCTGGTGGTGTACAACAGCTTTTGCAGCGTGGACCCGAATCTGGTCAAGGTGGTCCGCTCCTTCGGTGCCTCCAAAAGCCAGGAGTTCTGCAAAGTCATTCTCCCGGCGTCGTTCCCGGCGGTGGTCTCCACCCTCAAGGTGAATGTCGGCATGTCCTGGGTCGGCGTTATTGTCGGTGAATTTCTGGTTGCGAAATCGGGGCTGGGGTATCTGATCATCTACGGCTTTCAGGTGTTCAACTTCACCCTGGTGATGTCGAGTCTGCTCATTATTGCGGCTGTGGCTACGGCCATGTACCAGCTGGTGGTGTATGTGGAGAAGCTGCTGCTGTCGAGACGGTAA
- a CDS encoding HD-GYP domain-containing protein → MNNSNDQYIGKQLVANLFNHSGVFVLPALTLLTGEHIRLITQHKIVLEPQDVVQVDSAAFYQLAVDDCTAAMESIFEQLRYTKTKRLPMIELRNEVIPFIQQVSEKNDFFGILSALQTKDDYTYRHNVAVGIISTLLGKWLKLKPDELSMLTIAATLHDIGKIMIPAEILTKPGPLSEDEYALMKKHTTYGYEMIRDTVGTNHMQALVALQHHERMDGSGYPFGVLGHRITDFSKIVAVADIFHAMTSDRFYRTAAPLYEVLKQMDENVYGKLDPYICSVFINKLMQSMIGNEVLLTDGQIGKIIMILAHDPLRPLVNIGEDFIDLSRHRQLGIVRVLS, encoded by the coding sequence ATGAATAACAGCAATGATCAATATATCGGCAAACAGCTGGTAGCGAACCTTTTTAATCATAGCGGTGTATTTGTCTTGCCGGCATTGACCCTGCTCACCGGAGAGCATATCCGCCTGATTACGCAGCACAAGATCGTTCTGGAGCCGCAGGATGTGGTCCAGGTCGACAGCGCTGCATTCTATCAGCTGGCTGTGGATGATTGTACGGCGGCGATGGAGAGTATTTTTGAGCAGCTGCGTTATACGAAGACGAAGCGTCTGCCGATGATTGAGCTCAGGAATGAAGTGATCCCGTTCATCCAGCAGGTGAGCGAGAAGAATGATTTCTTCGGAATATTGTCTGCGCTGCAGACTAAGGATGACTATACATACAGGCATAATGTGGCGGTGGGCATCATCTCTACGCTGCTCGGCAAATGGCTGAAGCTGAAGCCGGACGAGCTGAGCATGCTGACGATTGCTGCGACGCTTCATGATATCGGCAAAATTATGATTCCGGCCGAGATCCTCACCAAGCCGGGTCCGCTGAGTGAGGATGAATATGCTCTGATGAAAAAGCACACCACCTATGGCTATGAGATGATCCGCGATACGGTGGGCACCAATCATATGCAGGCGCTTGTGGCGCTGCAGCACCATGAGCGGATGGACGGCAGCGGCTATCCCTTCGGCGTGCTGGGCCACCGGATTACGGATTTTAGCAAGATCGTGGCGGTGGCGGATATTTTCCACGCGATGACTTCGGACCGGTTCTACCGTACAGCCGCGCCGCTGTATGAGGTGCTCAAGCAGATGGACGAGAACGTCTACGGCAAGCTGGACCCGTATATCTGCAGTGTGTTCATTAATAAGCTGATGCAGTCGATGATCGGCAATGAGGTGCTCCTGACGGACGGGCAGATCGGCAAAATTATTATGATTCTGGCCCATGACCCGCTGCGTCCGCTGGTGAACATCGGTGAGGACTTCATCGATCTCAGCCGCCACCGGCAGCTTGGCATCGTACGTGTACTTTCCTAG
- a CDS encoding FMN-dependent NADH-azoreductase, giving the protein MSNVLFIKANNRPAEQSVSVQLYNEFLSSYKETHPQDQITELDLFAEQLPYYDNTLITGVYKAAQGFEATPEEAAGAALVKKYLDQFLAADKVVFAFPLWNMTVPAVLHTYIDYLNQAGTTFKYTAEGPVGLLTGKKAAVLNARGGVYSAGPAASAEMAVNFIMGNLNFWGFKETTQVIIEGHNQNPDKSAEIIASGLQLAKTAAASF; this is encoded by the coding sequence ATGTCGAATGTACTGTTTATCAAAGCCAATAACCGCCCTGCCGAGCAATCCGTAAGTGTTCAGCTCTACAACGAATTCCTGTCCAGCTACAAGGAGACTCATCCGCAGGACCAGATCACTGAACTCGACCTGTTCGCTGAACAGCTTCCTTACTACGATAACACACTCATCACTGGCGTATACAAAGCAGCCCAAGGCTTCGAAGCCACTCCTGAAGAAGCAGCAGGCGCTGCACTTGTTAAGAAATATCTGGACCAGTTCCTGGCCGCTGACAAAGTAGTCTTTGCCTTCCCGCTCTGGAACATGACCGTTCCGGCTGTACTGCACACTTATATCGACTATCTGAACCAGGCTGGAACTACCTTCAAGTATACTGCTGAAGGTCCTGTAGGACTGTTGACTGGCAAAAAAGCAGCTGTTCTGAACGCCAGAGGCGGCGTGTACTCCGCAGGCCCGGCTGCAAGTGCTGAAATGGCCGTGAACTTCATCATGGGCAACCTGAACTTCTGGGGCTTCAAGGAAACTACACAGGTAATCATCGAAGGACACAACCAGAATCCGGATAAATCCGCTGAGATTATCGCTTCCGGTCTGCAACTGGCTAAGACAGCAGCAGCATCGTTCTAA
- a CDS encoding outer spore coat protein CotE, which produces MSLSHKRQTREIITKAICGKGRKFSTATHTVTPPHHPTSILGAWIINHQYEAVAAGNGIEVIGTYDVNIWYSYDKNKQTEVAKETVSYVELIPLSYLDPRHRASTAQVSAEATQEPNCVEAGVSPGGGSVTLRVEREFDAELVAETKLRVFVSDQSDDLEDKDYDFEGENYDYDDMDPDALDDEL; this is translated from the coding sequence ATGTCATTAAGCCATAAACGTCAAACAAGGGAGATCATTACGAAGGCAATTTGCGGCAAAGGTCGTAAGTTCTCTACAGCAACCCATACCGTGACTCCGCCACATCATCCGACTAGTATTCTGGGGGCTTGGATCATTAACCACCAGTACGAAGCGGTTGCCGCCGGGAACGGAATCGAAGTGATTGGTACCTATGATGTGAACATCTGGTATTCGTACGACAAAAACAAGCAGACCGAGGTTGCCAAGGAAACGGTCTCCTATGTGGAGCTTATTCCATTGTCGTACCTCGACCCGAGACACCGTGCTTCCACGGCACAGGTCTCTGCGGAGGCAACGCAGGAACCCAATTGTGTGGAAGCCGGGGTATCGCCGGGCGGAGGCAGTGTGACACTCCGGGTGGAACGCGAGTTCGATGCGGAACTGGTGGCTGAGACCAAGCTCCGCGTGTTTGTCAGTGATCAGAGTGACGATCTGGAAGACAAGGATTATGATTTTGAAGGCGAGAACTATGATTACGATGATATGGACCCTGACGCTCTGGATGATGAGCTCTAG
- a CDS encoding ABC transporter ATP-binding protein: MLPVVELKEVTHAYLGDREASLAIEDLNLSVGQGEFVSLVGPSGCGKTTILSIIAGLLQPSRGEVLLSGRKAAGPSPEVGYMLQQDYLFPWRTIEDNALLGLELTGRLTGSSRAKSLQLLADMGLEGKEQAYPAQLSGGMRQRVALVRTLATDPGLLLLDEPFSALDYQIKLQLEDLVSETLMRRGTTAILVTHDLSEAIAVSSRVILLQPNPGRIRRIFEIPEVIRRTPPLYARDLPGFAGLFHEVWKEMELAGREEM; encoded by the coding sequence ATGCTTCCAGTAGTCGAGTTGAAGGAAGTCACGCACGCCTATCTGGGAGACCGCGAGGCTTCGCTTGCTATAGAGGATCTGAATCTCAGCGTCGGCCAAGGCGAGTTCGTCAGCCTGGTCGGACCGAGCGGCTGCGGCAAAACGACGATTCTGTCGATCATCGCCGGGCTGCTGCAGCCTTCACGCGGTGAGGTGCTGCTTAGCGGACGTAAGGCCGCAGGACCTTCGCCGGAGGTCGGCTATATGCTCCAGCAGGACTATCTCTTCCCCTGGAGGACGATTGAGGATAACGCGCTGCTCGGGCTGGAGCTGACCGGAAGGCTCACCGGAAGCTCGCGTGCCAAATCGCTGCAGCTGCTGGCCGATATGGGGCTGGAGGGCAAGGAGCAGGCTTATCCGGCACAGCTCTCGGGAGGGATGCGCCAGCGTGTCGCTCTGGTGCGGACACTGGCTACCGACCCCGGCCTGCTGCTGCTCGATGAGCCATTCTCGGCGCTGGACTACCAGATTAAGCTGCAGCTGGAGGATCTGGTCTCGGAGACGCTGATGCGCCGGGGAACCACGGCGATTCTGGTTACGCATGACCTGTCTGAAGCGATTGCGGTCAGCAGCCGGGTCATTCTGCTCCAGCCGAATCCGGGCAGAATCCGCAGGATTTTTGAGATTCCGGAAGTGATTCGCAGAACACCGCCGCTGTATGCGCGGGACCTGCCGGGCTTCGCCGGGCTTTTTCACGAGGTATGGAAGGAAATGGAGCTGGCAGGGAGGGAAGAGATGTGA
- a CDS encoding ABC transporter substrate-binding protein: protein MKGFKKLSLPFLLMLVLGSVLAGCGSKSANVKVKIGEVTRSVFYAPEYVALSQGFFKDEGLDVELQTIPGGDKTMTALLSGAIDVALVGSETSIYVYQQGADDPVINFAQLTQRDGTFLFARTPDSHFTWDKVKGSTFLGQRQGGMPQMAGAFTLRSKGIDAGKDLTLIQNIDFANIAGAFASGTGDYVQLFEPQASIFESEGRGQVVASFGVESGYLPYTVFMSKQSYITKNQDTVQKFTNAVQRAQLWVKAHNPEEIADAVMPYFEKIDRGIVVSAISRYKEQDTYAVNPVIDDKEWNNLLDVIDQAGELKERIPAAKIVNNSFAEHAESTIKE from the coding sequence ATGAAAGGGTTCAAAAAACTGTCATTGCCGTTCTTGTTGATGCTTGTGCTTGGCTCTGTTCTTGCAGGCTGCGGCAGTAAATCCGCTAATGTCAAGGTGAAGATCGGCGAAGTTACCCGTTCCGTGTTCTATGCGCCTGAATATGTGGCCTTATCGCAGGGCTTTTTCAAGGATGAAGGGCTGGATGTGGAGCTGCAGACGATACCTGGCGGAGATAAAACCATGACGGCCCTGCTCTCAGGGGCAATCGATGTGGCGCTGGTCGGTTCGGAGACCTCCATTTACGTGTACCAGCAGGGGGCGGATGATCCTGTAATTAATTTTGCCCAGCTTACGCAGCGGGATGGAACCTTCTTGTTCGCGCGTACACCGGACAGCCATTTTACATGGGACAAAGTGAAGGGCTCGACCTTCCTGGGGCAACGGCAAGGGGGCATGCCGCAGATGGCGGGCGCATTCACACTGCGCAGCAAGGGGATTGATGCGGGGAAGGATCTGACGCTGATCCAGAACATTGATTTTGCCAATATTGCCGGTGCATTTGCTTCCGGGACCGGGGATTATGTGCAGCTGTTCGAGCCTCAGGCATCGATCTTCGAGAGTGAAGGCCGGGGCCAGGTGGTCGCTTCCTTCGGGGTAGAGAGCGGTTATCTGCCGTATACGGTATTCATGTCCAAGCAGAGCTACATCACTAAGAATCAGGACACGGTGCAGAAATTCACCAATGCGGTCCAGCGTGCCCAGTTATGGGTGAAGGCTCATAATCCTGAGGAGATTGCTGACGCGGTCATGCCGTATTTTGAAAAGATTGACCGGGGCATTGTAGTCTCTGCCATCAGCCGTTATAAGGAACAGGATACCTATGCGGTGAATCCGGTAATTGATGACAAGGAATGGAATAATCTGCTGGATGTCATTGACCAGGCCGGTGAGCTGAAGGAACGGATTCCAGCCGCTAAGATTGTGAATAACAGCTTTGCAGAGCACGCAGAGAGCACCATTAAGGAGTGA
- the mutS gene encoding DNA mismatch repair protein MutS, producing the protein MANYTPMIQQYLKVKEGAKDAFLFFRLGDFYEMFFEDALLASKELEITLTGRDGGVGEKIPMCGVPYHAAEGYIQRLIEKGYKVAICEQLDDPAVTKGMVRRDIVRVVTPGTVMDGKIISDKSNNYLVCVTEEDGMMALAACDLTTGELYVTSVLASTEWLRDEIGIYEPAEIIGDSALLEELRSEASLLAKPVVYTPWDKQEEALARRQFGEAAWVRLEKERGRVLALLISYFSETQRRSLGQLTQISPYEPGNYMILDPFTRRNLELTETVRERSKKGSLLWLLDRTETSMGGRLLRRRIDKPLLQRAPIERRLEAVDYLYNQFIVREDLRGALKEIYDLERLVGRIAFGSANGRDMNALRLSLAQIPALKEMCLTSGSTTLREIGASMDECAELREDIERAIVEDAPVSVRDGGIIRAGYHERLDELREASSSGKRWIAELEAKERQVTGIKSLKIGYNKVFGYYIEITRSNLSALPEGRYERKQTLANAERYVTPELKEKEALILEAQDKMTDLEYSLFTELRERISSQVPRLQALAEKVAEIDVYQCLAAVSAEHRFVKPKLSDSYDLRVEGGRHPVVEAVLKDSAFIANGSTLSKDEGNILLITGPNMAGKSTYMRQVALICIMAQIGCFVPAASAEVALIDRIFTRIGAADDLIGGQSTFMVEMSDIQVMTEKATARSLIIIDELGRGTSTSEGMAIAQAVIEYVHDTIACKALVSTHFHELAHLEQSLEGLRNYSMAVQESGDKVNFLRKLVPGAADSSYGIYCARLAGLPEGIIDRAYGLLQSIEQASPPGSTSLNYGTGYSDRSGSATVIQEHQATAAQTPDAGEGAAPGSQSYSAERTTQASAHSDPSSEAAASMAAGQREAAVTLASPVEEEDNEVVQLSIFGEVEPRKNRKGGAVAPAVKDNPLLKELITAVQGADLMNMTPLQAMGLLNELKLKAREL; encoded by the coding sequence ATGGCAAACTATACGCCGATGATTCAGCAGTATCTCAAAGTCAAGGAAGGGGCTAAAGACGCTTTCCTTTTCTTTCGCTTGGGCGATTTCTATGAGATGTTCTTCGAGGATGCGCTGCTTGCATCCAAAGAGCTTGAGATTACATTAACAGGCCGCGACGGTGGAGTGGGTGAGAAGATTCCAATGTGCGGAGTGCCGTATCATGCCGCCGAGGGGTACATACAGCGACTGATCGAGAAGGGCTACAAGGTCGCGATCTGCGAGCAGCTGGATGATCCTGCCGTGACTAAAGGGATGGTCCGCCGCGATATCGTCCGGGTCGTAACACCGGGTACCGTGATGGACGGCAAGATTATTTCGGACAAAAGCAACAACTACCTCGTCTGCGTAACAGAGGAAGACGGGATGATGGCGCTGGCTGCCTGCGATTTAACGACAGGTGAGCTGTATGTCACATCGGTACTCGCAAGCACCGAGTGGCTGCGCGACGAGATCGGCATCTACGAGCCGGCGGAGATTATCGGGGATTCGGCCCTGCTGGAGGAGCTGCGCAGTGAAGCTTCCCTGCTGGCCAAGCCTGTGGTCTATACGCCGTGGGACAAGCAGGAGGAGGCGCTGGCCCGCCGCCAGTTCGGCGAAGCGGCCTGGGTCCGGCTGGAGAAGGAGCGCGGCCGTGTGCTGGCGCTGCTGATCTCCTATTTCAGCGAGACCCAGCGGCGTTCACTCGGACAGCTTACCCAGATCTCACCTTACGAGCCGGGAAATTATATGATTCTCGATCCGTTCACCCGGCGGAATCTGGAGCTGACCGAGACCGTGAGGGAACGCTCCAAAAAAGGCTCGCTGCTCTGGCTCCTGGACCGCACCGAGACCTCGATGGGCGGCCGCCTGCTGCGCCGCCGGATTGATAAGCCGCTCTTGCAGCGCGCGCCGATTGAGCGCCGTCTGGAAGCCGTCGATTATCTGTATAACCAGTTCATCGTCCGCGAGGATCTGCGCGGGGCACTGAAGGAGATCTACGATCTGGAGCGGCTGGTCGGGCGGATTGCTTTCGGCAGCGCGAACGGGCGCGATATGAACGCACTGAGGCTGTCCCTGGCCCAGATTCCTGCGCTGAAGGAGATGTGCCTGACCTCCGGCTCCACTACCTTAAGGGAGATTGGCGCGTCCATGGACGAATGTGCGGAGCTTCGTGAGGATATCGAGCGGGCGATTGTGGAGGATGCACCGGTGTCCGTGCGAGACGGCGGAATCATCCGCGCGGGCTACCATGAGCGGCTGGACGAGCTGCGGGAAGCCAGCAGCAGCGGCAAGCGCTGGATTGCCGAGCTTGAAGCGAAGGAACGCCAGGTGACCGGGATCAAATCCCTCAAGATCGGTTACAACAAAGTCTTCGGCTATTATATAGAAATCACCCGCTCCAATCTGTCCGCGCTGCCGGAAGGCCGCTATGAGCGCAAGCAGACGCTGGCTAACGCCGAGCGGTATGTCACCCCGGAGCTGAAGGAGAAGGAAGCGCTGATCCTGGAGGCCCAGGATAAGATGACAGATCTGGAATACAGTCTGTTCACCGAGCTGCGCGAGCGGATCAGCAGCCAGGTTCCGCGCCTGCAGGCGCTGGCCGAGAAGGTGGCAGAGATTGATGTGTATCAGTGCCTTGCAGCAGTCAGTGCGGAGCACCGGTTCGTGAAGCCCAAGCTGTCCGACAGCTATGATCTGCGGGTTGAAGGCGGACGCCATCCGGTTGTGGAGGCGGTGCTGAAGGATTCGGCATTCATTGCGAACGGGAGCACGCTAAGCAAGGACGAGGGCAATATCCTGCTGATTACAGGACCGAACATGGCCGGCAAAAGCACGTATATGCGCCAGGTGGCGCTCATCTGCATCATGGCCCAGATCGGCTGCTTCGTGCCTGCAGCCAGCGCCGAGGTGGCGCTGATCGACCGCATATTCACACGGATCGGTGCAGCGGATGACCTGATCGGCGGCCAGAGTACGTTCATGGTCGAGATGTCCGACATTCAGGTCATGACCGAGAAAGCAACTGCCCGCAGCCTGATCATCATCGATGAGCTGGGCCGGGGGACCTCAACCAGTGAGGGGATGGCGATTGCCCAGGCGGTGATCGAATATGTGCATGACACCATTGCCTGCAAGGCACTGGTCTCCACACATTTCCATGAGCTGGCCCATCTGGAGCAGAGCCTTGAGGGGCTGCGGAATTATTCGATGGCGGTACAGGAGAGCGGCGACAAGGTGAACTTCCTCCGCAAGCTTGTGCCGGGAGCTGCGGACAGCAGCTACGGGATCTATTGTGCAAGGCTGGCTGGATTGCCTGAAGGAATTATTGACCGGGCTTACGGGCTGCTCCAGAGCATTGAACAGGCTTCTCCGCCGGGCAGTACATCGCTGAATTACGGCACGGGTTACAGTGACCGGAGCGGGAGCGCAACGGTTATACAGGAGCATCAGGCTACCGCTGCGCAGACGCCGGATGCCGGAGAAGGAGCTGCCCCAGGCAGCCAGTCCTATTCGGCTGAACGCACCACCCAAGCTTCAGCCCATTCGGACCCGTCTTCCGAAGCCGCAGCTTCTATGGCTGCCGGACAGCGTGAAGCTGCCGTTACCCTTGCTTCTCCTGTAGAGGAAGAGGACAATGAAGTGGTGCAGCTGTCTATCTTTGGCGAGGTGGAGCCGCGCAAGAACCGCAAGGGCGGAGCCGTGGCACCTGCCGTCAAAGACAATCCGCTGCTCAAAGAGCTAATCACCGCCGTGCAAGGCGCGGATCTGATGAATATGACCCCGCTGCAGGCGATGGGCCTGCTGAATGAGCTGAAGCTGAAGGCAAGGGAGCTGTAG